In Lewinellaceae bacterium, a single window of DNA contains:
- a CDS encoding carbohydrate kinase — protein MSHPTIICFGEVLWDLLPSGRIAGGAPMNVAFHANQLGLNAKMISKVGNDGMGRELKQFLQNIGVSIELVQTDNTFPTGTVNVTLGPGGSPSYEIVSPVAWDYIHPDDKAKDYIKNADAFVFGSLACRTERNKNTLLEYLALALIRVFDVNLRTPFYSQSLIEELLARADIVKMNDEELALIAGWQSVAGDEKSQLDFIKNKFKLDAIILTKGKDGAACLDDSGYFEQPSFPIKVQDTIGSGDSFLAAFLSRYLKGEDTRQCVAFAGAVGALVATKQGGTPTISLPEIQEIIQAGSFQNIWKISF, from the coding sequence ATGTCGCACCCTACCATTATTTGCTTTGGAGAAGTCCTTTGGGATTTACTGCCCTCAGGACGGATTGCTGGCGGAGCGCCCATGAATGTGGCTTTTCATGCCAACCAGTTAGGCTTAAATGCCAAGATGATCAGCAAAGTTGGAAACGACGGTATGGGCAGGGAACTCAAACAGTTTTTGCAAAATATCGGCGTGTCCATCGAACTGGTTCAAACCGACAACACCTTCCCGACGGGCACCGTCAACGTAACGCTGGGCCCGGGCGGCTCGCCATCCTACGAAATCGTTAGCCCTGTTGCCTGGGACTATATTCACCCGGACGACAAAGCGAAGGATTACATAAAAAATGCCGACGCCTTCGTGTTCGGCAGCCTTGCCTGCCGCACGGAACGCAACAAAAATACACTGCTCGAATACCTTGCGCTTGCGCTTATTCGGGTGTTTGATGTCAACCTGCGCACGCCGTTTTATTCCCAATCCTTGATCGAGGAGTTGCTGGCTAGAGCCGATATCGTTAAAATGAACGACGAGGAATTGGCCCTTATCGCCGGTTGGCAAAGCGTAGCCGGTGACGAAAAATCGCAACTTGATTTCATCAAAAACAAGTTCAAACTCGACGCTATCATCCTGACCAAAGGCAAGGATGGAGCTGCGTGTCTGGACGACTCCGGCTACTTCGAACAGCCCAGTTTCCCAATCAAAGTGCAGGACACCATAGGCAGCGGCGACTCCTTTTTAGCAGCTTTTTTGAGCCGTTACCTTAAAGGTGAAGACACCCGGCAATGCGTTGCTTTTGCAGGGGCAGTGGGAGCACTGGTGGCTACAAAACAGGGCGGCACGCCCACAATCAGTTTACCGGAAATTCAGGAAATCATACAGGCCGGTTCATTTCAAAACATTTGGAAAATAAGTTTTTAA
- a CDS encoding DUF4960 domain-containing protein, which translates to MMKNIKSLNRSIFAVAVLAVVLCFTACKEDTLPGTSLDIDPNKLLLFTDFQAPGAEEVSIDEENRAVNIIFPCGTDLSDVMPTFAVTSGNTTTPASGTAVNMTQPVEYTLVSGNLFSNWTVSASLRCITGFLSDAPARADITEDDTKAAADWFFSNYPADVAKFVSMQDIKNGTVDLSQYKVLWWYHDRNDAFQMPAISQDPAVLTAIKGWYKAGGNLYLAGYANQYLWDLGRITDNYFRIIGGGGGFENGDTWGVNVVINRQHDQSGHPIYAGIPMNNVDGRKEFPVIGAGWREDHNYVIERIPDFMVNVIGVPVDPDFGFNENPNAYNEFTARNNAEWLGTWGGINDYFMAGMLEFKPTSEFQGTAIFQGIGGIEYNQNKQGTINPDGLNVHQGNINRLTKNIINYLSTK; encoded by the coding sequence ATGATGAAAAATATTAAATCACTCAACCGAAGCATTTTTGCCGTGGCCGTGCTTGCCGTAGTGCTTTGCTTCACCGCCTGCAAAGAAGATACTTTGCCGGGCACCAGCCTCGACATTGACCCGAACAAGCTCTTGCTCTTCACTGACTTTCAGGCACCCGGCGCCGAGGAGGTGAGTATTGATGAAGAAAACAGAGCAGTGAACATTATTTTTCCCTGCGGAACCGACTTGTCGGACGTGATGCCAACCTTTGCTGTTACATCCGGCAACACAACGACTCCGGCCTCCGGCACCGCCGTGAACATGACACAACCGGTGGAATACACCCTCGTCAGCGGCAACCTGTTCAGCAACTGGACAGTATCTGCCAGCCTGCGCTGCATCACCGGATTCCTCAGCGACGCCCCGGCACGGGCGGATATTACAGAGGACGACACGAAAGCTGCTGCCGATTGGTTTTTCTCCAATTATCCGGCTGACGTGGCCAAATTCGTTTCCATGCAGGACATCAAAAACGGAACCGTTGACCTGAGCCAGTACAAGGTACTTTGGTGGTACCACGACCGCAACGATGCTTTTCAAATGCCTGCTATTTCACAAGACCCGGCCGTTTTGACCGCCATCAAAGGCTGGTACAAAGCGGGAGGAAATCTCTACCTGGCCGGTTACGCTAACCAGTATTTATGGGATTTGGGGCGTATCACTGACAACTACTTCCGAATCATCGGTGGCGGCGGGGGCTTTGAAAACGGCGATACCTGGGGTGTCAATGTGGTCATCAACAGACAGCATGACCAAAGCGGGCATCCGATCTACGCCGGCATTCCGATGAACAACGTGGACGGCAGAAAGGAATTCCCGGTCATCGGTGCTGGCTGGCGGGAAGACCACAACTACGTCATCGAACGGATTCCGGATTTTATGGTGAATGTGATTGGCGTACCGGTTGATCCGGATTTCGGATTTAATGAAAATCCGAATGCCTACAACGAATTTACAGCCAGAAATAACGCCGAATGGCTCGGCACCTGGGGCGGTATCAATGACTACTTCATGGCGGGTATGCTGGAGTTCAAACCCACCAGCGAATTTCAGGGAACGGCTATTTTCCAGGGCATCGGTGGTATCGAGTACAATCAGAACAAGCAGGGTACCATCAACCCGGACGGCCTGAATGTCCACCAGGGCAATATCAACAGGCTGACGAAAAATATCATCAATTACTTGTCCACCAAGTAA
- a CDS encoding RagB/SusD family nutrient uptake outer membrane protein — protein MKNIHKILLLTLLAFGFASCQDFLYETPKGVLSEDQVNSIDNIDGLVIAAYSWLGNDHYTAPNYLWPTGNLRAGDAHKGGNGAGDIFAYHALSVYTPLIADMTTFPPDLIDLNNKKWERQFTGISRCNAALAVLSKVSTAEYPLKEVREAELRFLRGHYYFDLKIHFKRVPYIDETVAVEDILKVSNVDLTDQELWTKIADEFRFGVANLPEAQPQVGRANKYTAMAYLAKTLLFQAYEQDDQNAVSKIDNSKLEEVVSLVAQIENSGQYALQGDFAENFLYQFENGPESVFAIQRSINDGSPDGRGTWASALNYPQSAEFGCCGFHTPTQNFVNSFKTGANGLPLFDTYNDANYDPSINEVDPRLDHTVVQQGKPFKYDPSYIAQGDAWARDPATYGNYASMKELEHPDCPCRAANGPFTITSKNDVLIRYADVLLWKAEALIELGRQNEALPIINDIRNRAANSTGRLSNASIYNVQPYPSFPSQDYARQALRFERRLELGLEGHRFFDLVRWGIAKQWIDGYLAVEKTRRSYLNEAAFQAGKHEYMPIPQTQINLSGGLYQQNPGY, from the coding sequence ATGAAAAATATTCATAAAATTCTCCTGCTGACACTGCTCGCCTTCGGTTTTGCGAGCTGCCAGGATTTTCTCTATGAAACGCCCAAAGGTGTACTCAGCGAAGACCAGGTCAACAGCATTGACAACATCGACGGGCTGGTGATTGCCGCCTACTCCTGGCTGGGCAACGACCACTACACCGCCCCCAATTACCTCTGGCCAACCGGCAACCTGCGTGCCGGCGATGCCCACAAAGGCGGCAACGGCGCCGGCGATATTTTCGCCTACCACGCCCTGTCCGTTTACACGCCGCTGATTGCGGACATGACGACATTCCCTCCGGACCTGATTGATTTGAACAATAAAAAATGGGAGCGCCAATTCACGGGCATTTCCCGTTGCAACGCAGCGCTGGCTGTGCTGAGCAAGGTGAGCACTGCCGAATACCCCTTGAAAGAGGTGCGTGAAGCAGAGTTGCGTTTCCTCCGGGGACATTATTACTTTGATTTAAAAATCCACTTCAAGCGGGTGCCTTACATTGATGAAACGGTGGCCGTAGAAGATATTCTGAAGGTGTCGAATGTGGATTTGACCGACCAGGAACTTTGGACAAAAATCGCCGATGAGTTCCGTTTTGGCGTCGCAAATTTGCCGGAAGCCCAACCCCAGGTGGGCAGGGCGAACAAGTACACAGCCATGGCATATTTGGCCAAAACGCTGCTCTTCCAGGCTTACGAGCAGGACGACCAGAATGCTGTTTCAAAAATTGACAACAGCAAACTGGAGGAAGTGGTGAGTTTGGTGGCCCAAATCGAAAACTCCGGCCAATACGCCCTGCAAGGCGATTTTGCGGAAAACTTCCTGTACCAGTTTGAAAACGGCCCTGAATCGGTTTTCGCTATCCAGCGTTCCATCAACGATGGCTCGCCCGACGGACGTGGCACATGGGCTTCTGCCCTGAACTACCCGCAATCAGCGGAGTTTGGCTGCTGCGGTTTTCACACCCCGACGCAGAATTTTGTCAATTCCTTTAAAACCGGGGCCAACGGACTGCCCCTGTTCGATACCTACAACGATGCAAACTACGATCCGTCCATCAATGAGGTGGACCCCCGCCTCGACCATACCGTGGTGCAGCAGGGCAAGCCTTTCAAGTACGACCCGTCCTACATCGCACAGGGCGATGCCTGGGCACGTGACCCGGCCACTTACGGTAACTACGCTTCAATGAAAGAATTGGAACACCCCGACTGCCCCTGCCGTGCTGCGAACGGGCCATTCACCATCACTTCCAAAAATGACGTGCTCATCCGCTACGCCGATGTGCTGCTCTGGAAAGCGGAAGCACTGATAGAACTGGGCCGCCAGAACGAGGCGCTGCCCATCATCAATGACATCCGCAACCGGGCCGCCAACAGCACCGGCCGCCTCAGCAACGCCTCCATTTACAATGTGCAGCCTTACCCGTCGTTTCCGTCGCAGGATTACGCCCGGCAGGCGCTACGCTTTGAGCGAAGATTGGAACTCGGGCTGGAAGGACACCGCTTCTTTGACCTGGTGCGCTGGGGCATTGCGAAGCAGTGGATTGACGGCTACCTCGCCGTTGAAAAAACGAGAAGGTCGTACCTGAACGAAGCCGCTTTCCAGGCTGGCAAACACGAGTACATGCCAATTCCGCAAACGCAAATCAACCTTTCCGGCGGGCTGTACCAGCAGAATCCGGGGTATTAA
- a CDS encoding TonB-dependent receptor translates to MKFKLLSLFALLLSVQFALAQRTVTGTVTDAETNEPLIGANVLVPGQNAGTITDVDGSFSLEVPEGITELNISYTGYQSVAISIVGLQKIDVSLSPGSVLSEVVVTGYTTQRKADLTGAVTAVDLKEVETLPSGNIMRNLQGRIPGVQIFTNGNPNSTTAVRIRGVGLGRLGFNDPLYVIDGVPTLSGMHELNPNDIESLQVLRDAASASIYGSRAANGVIIITTKKGREGKVRVDLRANVSTEDFAFDVNPLNTEQRAAAIWQAAVNDGTNPNNASPLYQYEWNGDFGNPVLNKILLPEYIDGNRTMKPANTDWYNEIKQNSLIQDYNLTVSNGSNRGNYLVSGSYFNHQGIIKESEYERMTFRINTSYDIIPGKLIAGQNFTATNQRANLVNDIAEGAMGLAIEQQTIVPIHTVDGIGWGGPTGGITDRDNPVRLIEMNKDNVSNFNRLLGNAYLDWLPVENLTLRSSFGVDYNFYYFRNFRKAFTAGSLNFEDELNTNSNRYGNWVWSNTANYKVKTGGKHALDLLAGTEAIKFRGESFFGRAQGFASQDRDFAFLSQATGNVLVGGGGDSWSLLSMFGKANYVFDDKYLLSATVRRDGSSRFGENNRWGVFPSVSAGWRISQENFLKNSTLVSDLKLRGNWGLNGNQQISSLAAIAIFEPRYATQSLFTTQQDNGTAYDIAGINEGQLPSGFARTQSANPDLKWETSEQFGGGLDFSLLDYSLYGSVDYFQKETRDILTATRPLATEGEGAQRIVNGGTVKNWGWEFLLGYQATVASNVRIDISANLSTAQNEVVALPEAVINSFPGNGQDKTILGQSVNSVFGFVADGLFQNQEEVEAHATQTGAAPGRIRWKDLNDDGVIDENDQDYIAIFDNPDFIYGLNVNVGYKAFDVSLFFQGVQGGQIRNGYKIFTDFTSVNVGSNYGGRTLDAWTPQNSGSTIPALTRIDNNNEARESTYLWEPADYLKLRNLTIGYTPGKEFMQRFRLNGARIFIQGQNLFTIKNSDTVAQDPETPNATFPVPRRFTFGVNLTF, encoded by the coding sequence ATGAAATTCAAATTACTCTCGCTTTTTGCGCTGTTGCTTTCCGTGCAGTTCGCTCTCGCACAGCGAACAGTGACGGGTACAGTGACAGATGCAGAAACAAACGAACCGCTCATTGGAGCGAACGTGCTGGTTCCCGGCCAAAATGCCGGAACGATTACCGACGTTGATGGAAGTTTTTCATTGGAAGTCCCGGAAGGTATTACCGAATTGAACATTTCCTACACTGGCTATCAGTCGGTGGCAATCTCCATCGTTGGGCTACAAAAAATTGACGTGTCGCTGTCGCCGGGTAGTGTGCTCAGCGAAGTGGTCGTCACCGGTTACACCACCCAACGCAAAGCTGACCTGACCGGGGCAGTGACCGCCGTAGATTTGAAAGAAGTGGAAACGCTGCCCTCCGGCAACATCATGCGAAACCTTCAGGGCCGGATTCCCGGCGTCCAGATTTTCACCAACGGAAACCCGAACTCCACGACAGCAGTACGCATCCGGGGTGTGGGCCTCGGCCGGCTCGGTTTCAACGACCCGCTCTACGTCATCGACGGGGTGCCGACTTTGTCGGGCATGCACGAGTTGAATCCCAACGACATTGAGTCTTTACAGGTGTTGCGGGATGCCGCTTCCGCCAGTATCTATGGTTCGAGGGCGGCCAATGGCGTCATCATCATTACGACCAAAAAAGGACGGGAAGGCAAGGTGCGGGTAGATTTGCGGGCAAACGTCTCTACGGAAGATTTCGCTTTCGACGTCAACCCGCTGAACACCGAGCAGCGGGCCGCCGCCATCTGGCAGGCCGCCGTGAACGACGGCACCAACCCGAACAATGCCAGTCCGCTGTATCAATACGAATGGAATGGCGATTTCGGCAATCCTGTTTTAAACAAAATTTTGCTGCCGGAATACATTGACGGCAACCGCACGATGAAGCCTGCCAACACTGATTGGTACAACGAAATCAAGCAAAATTCCCTGATTCAGGACTACAACCTGACTGTTTCGAACGGCAGCAACCGGGGCAATTACCTTGTTTCCGGCAGTTATTTCAACCACCAGGGCATCATCAAAGAATCGGAGTACGAGCGGATGACTTTCCGCATCAACACGAGTTACGACATCATCCCGGGTAAATTGATTGCTGGTCAAAATTTCACCGCCACCAACCAGCGGGCGAACCTCGTCAACGACATTGCCGAAGGCGCAATGGGCCTGGCTATCGAACAGCAAACGATTGTCCCTATCCACACTGTGGACGGCATAGGCTGGGGCGGCCCGACCGGCGGTATCACCGACCGGGACAACCCGGTACGTTTGATTGAAATGAACAAGGACAATGTGTCCAATTTCAACCGGCTGCTCGGCAATGCTTACCTGGATTGGCTACCTGTTGAAAACCTGACGCTTCGCTCGAGTTTCGGCGTGGATTACAACTTTTATTACTTCAGAAACTTCCGCAAAGCTTTCACCGCCGGCAGCCTGAATTTCGAGGACGAACTAAACACCAACAGCAACCGCTACGGCAACTGGGTTTGGTCGAACACGGCCAACTACAAGGTGAAAACAGGTGGCAAACACGCCCTCGACCTGCTGGCCGGTACGGAAGCCATCAAATTCAGGGGCGAGTCATTCTTCGGCAGAGCGCAGGGTTTTGCTTCACAAGACCGTGACTTCGCTTTCCTCTCGCAGGCTACCGGTAACGTGCTGGTCGGCGGCGGTGGCGATAGTTGGTCGCTGTTGTCCATGTTCGGAAAAGCCAACTACGTTTTTGATGACAAATACCTGCTCTCCGCAACGGTGCGCCGTGATGGTTCATCCCGTTTCGGTGAAAACAACCGCTGGGGCGTGTTCCCCTCCGTTTCTGCCGGCTGGAGGATCAGCCAGGAGAATTTCCTGAAAAATTCCACCCTCGTTTCCGACCTGAAACTCAGGGGCAACTGGGGCCTCAACGGCAACCAGCAAATCAGCTCGCTGGCTGCTATCGCCATTTTCGAACCCCGCTACGCTACGCAATCGTTGTTTACCACCCAGCAGGACAATGGCACTGCTTACGACATCGCCGGTATCAATGAAGGGCAATTGCCTTCCGGCTTCGCCCGTACACAAAGTGCCAACCCGGACCTGAAATGGGAAACCTCCGAACAGTTCGGCGGTGGTCTCGATTTTAGTTTGCTCGATTATTCGCTGTATGGCAGCGTTGATTATTTTCAAAAAGAAACCAGAGATATCCTAACGGCTACCCGCCCGTTGGCCACAGAAGGCGAAGGCGCTCAGCGCATCGTGAATGGCGGTACGGTGAAAAACTGGGGCTGGGAATTCCTGCTTGGTTACCAGGCAACCGTCGCCAGCAATGTCCGCATCGATATTTCCGCCAACCTTTCCACGGCGCAGAACGAAGTTGTGGCACTGCCGGAAGCGGTCATCAACTCCTTCCCCGGCAACGGGCAGGACAAAACCATCCTCGGTCAATCTGTCAACTCCGTATTTGGGTTCGTTGCCGACGGCCTTTTCCAAAACCAGGAGGAAGTGGAAGCGCACGCCACACAAACCGGCGCAGCTCCCGGCCGCATCCGCTGGAAAGACCTCAACGACGACGGGGTGATTGACGAAAACGACCAGGACTACATCGCCATTTTTGACAATCCTGATTTCATTTACGGCCTCAACGTGAACGTGGGTTACAAAGCCTTCGACGTGAGTTTGTTCTTCCAGGGCGTGCAAGGCGGGCAAATCAGAAACGGGTATAAAATCTTCACCGATTTCACTTCCGTTAACGTAGGTTCCAACTACGGCGGCCGCACGCTCGATGCCTGGACGCCGCAAAACTCCGGCTCCACGATTCCTGCCCTGACGAGAATTGACAACAACAACGAAGCACGGGAATCTACCTACCTCTGGGAGCCTGCCGATTACCTGAAACTGCGGAATTTGACCATCGGCTACACGCCCGGCAAAGAATTCATGCAGCGCTTCCGGTTAAACGGTGCCCGGATCTTCATCCAGGGTCAAAATCTTTTCACCATCAAAAACAGCGACACGGTGGCGCAAGACCCGGAAACGCCGAATGCGACTTTCCCGGTGCCACGCCGCTTTACGTTTGGGGTGAACCTGACTTTCTAA
- a CDS encoding glycoside hydrolase family 32 protein, with translation MNKILNIFIFLLLCFQIWSCGQMADHSATGQTAAVVSYQEPHRPQFHFSPATKWMNDPNGMFFYEGEYHLFYQYYPDSTVWGPMHWGHAVSTDLVHWQHLPIALYPDSLGLIFSGSAVVDWKNTSGFGENAQPPLIAIFTHHNMAGEKAGRNDFQHQSIAYSNDRGRTWTKYEGNPVVQNTENIRDFRDPKVIWDDDSNQWVMVFAAFDHVKLWGSKDLKNWTHLSDWGKEHGVHDGVWECPDLFPMIVEGTGEKKWVLLQSLNPGGPNGGSGTQYFVGDFDGKKFTLDPDFEPFVKKGNAVWLDHGRDNYAGVTWSDVPKEDDRRLFIGWMSNWDYATIVPTEVWRSATTLPRSLILKKTGEGYRIFSQPVKELEALRSTSKKIESTEITSSLDLTQTLGFSPSQTEMVLDFETEDTAANFGVELSNSKGERYRIGYDAAVHQFYSDRTQSGDLSFSEKFGAKVHTAPRISQDKNIRFHLYFDAASAELFADGGATVITDISFPGQDFTSVKIYAEKGKVKLANGEAWRLNGIWD, from the coding sequence ATGAATAAAATACTCAACATCTTCATCTTTCTCCTTCTTTGCTTCCAGATTTGGTCTTGCGGCCAAATGGCCGACCATTCAGCGACCGGACAAACCGCTGCAGTTGTCAGCTACCAGGAACCACACCGTCCCCAGTTCCATTTTTCACCCGCAACAAAATGGATGAACGACCCCAACGGCATGTTCTTTTACGAAGGCGAATACCACCTGTTTTACCAATACTATCCCGACAGCACCGTATGGGGGCCGATGCACTGGGGCCATGCCGTGAGCACCGATTTGGTGCATTGGCAGCATCTTCCGATTGCGCTCTACCCGGATTCCTTGGGGTTGATTTTCTCCGGCAGCGCTGTGGTGGATTGGAAAAATACAAGCGGTTTCGGGGAAAACGCCCAACCGCCACTCATCGCTATTTTCACCCATCATAATATGGCTGGCGAAAAAGCGGGACGCAATGATTTTCAACACCAAAGCATCGCTTATAGCAACGACCGGGGCCGAACCTGGACGAAATACGAAGGCAACCCCGTCGTGCAGAACACGGAAAATATCCGGGATTTCCGGGACCCGAAAGTGATTTGGGACGATGATTCCAACCAATGGGTCATGGTGTTTGCAGCCTTCGACCACGTGAAACTGTGGGGTTCCAAAGACCTGAAAAACTGGACACACCTCAGCGACTGGGGCAAGGAACACGGCGTCCATGATGGCGTCTGGGAATGCCCCGACCTCTTCCCGATGATCGTGGAAGGAACCGGCGAAAAGAAATGGGTGCTGCTCCAAAGCCTCAACCCCGGCGGGCCGAATGGCGGCTCCGGCACCCAATATTTTGTCGGTGATTTTGATGGTAAAAAATTTACGCTCGACCCTGATTTTGAGCCATTTGTAAAAAAAGGGAACGCCGTCTGGCTCGACCACGGCCGGGACAATTACGCCGGAGTCACCTGGTCGGACGTGCCGAAAGAAGACGACCGCCGCCTGTTCATCGGCTGGATGAGCAACTGGGACTACGCCACCATCGTGCCTACCGAAGTTTGGCGCAGCGCTACTACCCTGCCGAGGAGTTTGATTTTGAAAAAAACCGGCGAAGGCTACCGCATTTTTTCACAGCCAGTGAAGGAACTGGAGGCGCTCCGTTCCACCTCAAAAAAAATTGAAAGCACTGAAATCACCAGCTCACTTGACCTGACACAAACGCTCGGTTTTTCGCCCTCTCAAACAGAAATGGTGCTGGATTTTGAAACGGAGGACACTGCCGCCAACTTCGGCGTGGAGCTTTCCAACAGCAAAGGCGAACGCTACCGCATCGGCTACGACGCTGCCGTCCACCAGTTTTACAGCGACCGCACCCAATCCGGCGACCTTTCTTTTTCTGAAAAATTCGGGGCGAAAGTTCACACCGCTCCCCGTATTTCCCAGGATAAAAACATCAGGTTTCACCTGTACTTCGACGCCGCTTCGGCAGAGTTGTTTGCCGACGGAGGAGCAACTGTGATAACGGATATTTCCTTCCCGGGCCAAGATTTTACCTCGGTGAAAATTTATGCGGAAAAAGGAAAAGTGAAGCTGGCCAACGGAGAAGCATGGAGGCTGAACGGCATCTGGGACTGA
- a CDS encoding GH32 C-terminal domain-containing protein has protein sequence MKTILTFIIAVLCWQITVSAQDYNQPYRPQFHFSPERNWINDPCGMVFYKGKYHLMYQYNPLGSQWGNMSWGHAVSTDMVHWEHLPVAMTPDNLGQIFSGGAVADLDNSAGFNTAENEALIAVFTHAGSQQRQSIAYSTDEGQAWTKYSGNPVLPNPGIADFRDPQVFWHEPTAKWVMTLAAFDRIKFYSSPDLKSWTFESDFGENIGAHGGVWECPDLFPITIEGTNEIQWVLMVSLNPGGPAGGSGTQYFVGDFDGTAFTLLPEYEAFLNQPPPIPQGDIFEDFEGGNYDGWFKIGTAFGNAPATGTLPGQQVVSGYLGNGLVNSFLNGDAPTGTLTSENFTIQEPFINFLIGGGNHPGETEIRLQINGSSVRTATGKNNELLTWASWDVSDLQGQEARLQIVDNHSGGWGHINIDHILFSDEAAENPIPVGFWADFGPDNYAGRSWENMPQDNYQRVWLGWMSNWAYAGSLPTSPWRGSMTIPRSIGLRQFPYGLRLVQRPILELDSLREEHFQFVDKNLAQANQFISDNSLSGDTYELKMQLVPGSSSKAGIRLRMDGNHFTEIGYDALRNEVFLDRSNASASNFDGDFTTFFKAPFEAAQDTVRLHIYVDRSSVELFAGEGERVMTARIFPMESALGLSFFQEGSSDATIAGFDFWKMKTVWDFPNAVEEISKNNRLEIYPNPVRSAMYFKESLLEKQAFSILNTAGVVVKSGVLMPGQSSIAVEELGAGIYFLRVNQEVVKFIKN, from the coding sequence ATGAAAACCATCCTCACCTTCATCATCGCTGTTTTATGTTGGCAGATCACCGTTTCAGCGCAGGACTACAACCAACCCTACCGCCCTCAATTCCATTTTTCACCTGAAAGAAACTGGATAAACGACCCCTGCGGGATGGTTTTCTACAAAGGAAAATACCACCTGATGTACCAGTACAACCCACTCGGCAGTCAGTGGGGGAATATGTCCTGGGGCCACGCTGTTTCCACGGATATGGTACATTGGGAACACCTGCCCGTGGCTATGACGCCTGATAATTTGGGACAAATATTTTCCGGCGGCGCAGTGGCGGATTTGGACAATTCTGCCGGTTTTAACACGGCTGAAAACGAGGCGCTCATTGCCGTTTTCACCCATGCCGGCAGCCAGCAGCGGCAGAGTATCGCTTACAGCACGGATGAGGGGCAGGCCTGGACAAAATACAGTGGCAACCCCGTTCTGCCGAACCCCGGCATCGCTGATTTCCGGGACCCCCAGGTGTTTTGGCACGAACCAACAGCGAAATGGGTGATGACCCTTGCAGCCTTTGACCGCATCAAATTTTATTCATCTCCCGATTTGAAAAGCTGGACTTTCGAGAGTGATTTCGGGGAAAATATTGGCGCGCACGGCGGTGTTTGGGAATGCCCCGATTTGTTTCCCATAACAATAGAAGGTACGAATGAAATCCAGTGGGTGCTGATGGTCAGCCTGAATCCCGGCGGGCCGGCGGGTGGTTCGGGTACACAGTATTTTGTGGGAGATTTTGACGGCACGGCGTTCACCCTGCTGCCGGAGTACGAGGCCTTTTTGAACCAGCCGCCGCCCATTCCGCAGGGCGATATTTTCGAAGATTTTGAGGGTGGAAATTATGACGGTTGGTTCAAAATCGGGACGGCGTTCGGCAATGCACCGGCGACCGGCACATTGCCGGGGCAGCAGGTGGTTTCGGGTTATCTGGGAAATGGCCTCGTAAATTCCTTCCTCAACGGTGATGCCCCGACCGGTACGTTGACTTCCGAAAATTTCACCATTCAAGAACCATTCATCAATTTCCTCATCGGCGGCGGAAACCATCCCGGCGAGACAGAAATCAGGCTACAAATCAATGGAAGTAGCGTGCGGACTGCCACAGGAAAAAACAACGAATTGCTCACCTGGGCGAGTTGGGACGTCAGCGATTTGCAGGGGCAAGAGGCCCGCCTCCAGATTGTGGACAACCACTCCGGCGGCTGGGGGCACATCAACATCGACCATATCCTTTTTTCGGACGAAGCCGCTGAAAACCCCATCCCCGTTGGCTTTTGGGCCGACTTTGGGCCTGACAACTACGCCGGGCGCTCCTGGGAGAATATGCCGCAGGACAATTACCAGCGAGTCTGGCTCGGCTGGATGAGCAACTGGGCGTATGCCGGCAGCCTCCCTACCTCGCCCTGGCGGGGCAGCATGACCATTCCCCGTTCCATTGGTTTGAGGCAATTCCCTTACGGACTTCGGCTGGTGCAGCGGCCCATCCTGGAACTGGACTCGTTGCGGGAGGAGCATTTCCAGTTTGTTGATAAAAATCTGGCGCAAGCCAACCAATTCATCAGCGATAATTCCCTGTCGGGCGACACGTACGAACTGAAAATGCAACTCGTTCCCGGTAGTTCGAGCAAGGCTGGAATCAGGTTGCGAATGGATGGCAACCATTTCACCGAAATCGGCTACGATGCCCTGCGAAACGAGGTTTTTCTGGACAGAAGCAACGCCAGCGCCAGCAACTTCGATGGGGATTTTACCACTTTTTTCAAAGCGCCTTTTGAGGCTGCGCAGGATACCGTCCGTCTGCATATTTACGTAGACCGTTCGTCCGTCGAGTTGTTCGCAGGCGAAGGCGAACGGGTGATGACCGCCCGCATTTTTCCCATGGAATCGGCGTTGGGGCTGTCGTTTTTTCAGGAAGGAAGCAGCGATGCGACGATTGCAGGTTTTGATTTTTGGAAAATGAAAACGGTGTGGGATTTTCCAAATGCGGTTGAAGAAATCAGTAAAAATAATCGCCTGGAAATTTACCCGAACCCGGTACGTTCGGCAATGTATTTCAAAGAAAGTCTTCTTGAAAAACAGGCATTTTCCATTTTGAACACCGCCGGAGTGGTGGTGAAATCAGGTGTGCTGATGCCTGGGCAGAGCAGTATTGCCGTCGAGGAACTGGGGGCGGGAATTTATTTCCTGCGTGTAAACCAGGAGGTTGTGAAATTTATCAAAAACTAA